Proteins encoded by one window of Erwinia pyrifoliae DSM 12163:
- the ilvA gene encoding threonine ammonia-lyase, biosynthetic has translation MAESQPLSAQPSGAEYLRAVLRAPVYEAAQVTPLQKMEKISARLGNTILVKREDRQPVHSFKLRGAYAMIAGLNEDQKAQGVVTASAGNHAQGVALSASKLGIKSLIVMPVATADIKVDAVRAFGGEAYLFGANFDEAKAKALELAQQHGYTFVPPFDHPMVIAGQGTLAMELLQQDAHLDRVFVPVGGGGLAAGVAVLIKQLMPQIKVIAVEAADSACLKAALDAGHPVDLPRVGLFAEGVAVKRIGSETFRLCQTYLDDIVTVDSDAICAAMKDLFDDVRAVAEPSGALALAGMKKYIQQHQIQGERLAHVLSGANVNFHGLRYVSERCELGEQREALLAVTIPEQKGSFLRFCQLLGGRAVTEFNYRYADADADEACIFVGVRLTRGAEERQEILQLLIGGGYKVVDLSDDEMAKLHVRYMVGGRPSKPLRERLFSFEFPEAPGALLRFLQTLGAHWNISLFHYRSHGTDYGRVLAAFELSDSEPQFEEHLAALGYDFHDESDNPSFRFFLAG, from the coding sequence ATGGCTGAGTCTCAACCGCTGTCCGCACAACCCAGTGGCGCTGAATATCTGCGTGCGGTACTGCGTGCACCGGTCTATGAAGCTGCACAGGTTACACCGTTGCAGAAAATGGAAAAAATCTCTGCGCGCCTCGGCAATACGATTTTAGTCAAGCGAGAAGATCGCCAGCCGGTACACAGCTTCAAGCTGCGCGGTGCCTATGCGATGATCGCCGGGCTGAATGAGGATCAGAAAGCGCAGGGCGTGGTCACCGCTTCTGCGGGTAACCATGCTCAGGGCGTCGCGCTGTCGGCGAGCAAGCTGGGCATCAAGTCGCTGATCGTGATGCCGGTTGCCACGGCAGATATCAAAGTCGATGCGGTGCGGGCGTTTGGCGGTGAGGCTTACCTGTTTGGTGCCAACTTTGACGAAGCTAAAGCCAAAGCGCTGGAGCTGGCGCAGCAGCACGGCTATACCTTTGTGCCGCCTTTCGATCACCCGATGGTGATCGCCGGGCAGGGAACGCTGGCGATGGAGCTGCTACAGCAGGATGCTCACCTCGACCGCGTGTTTGTACCGGTGGGCGGCGGCGGGCTGGCGGCAGGTGTTGCCGTGCTGATCAAGCAGTTGATGCCGCAGATCAAAGTGATTGCCGTGGAAGCCGCCGATTCAGCCTGTCTGAAAGCGGCGCTGGATGCGGGTCATCCGGTCGATCTGCCGCGCGTCGGGCTGTTTGCCGAAGGCGTGGCGGTAAAGCGTATCGGCAGCGAGACCTTCCGTTTGTGCCAGACGTATCTTGACGACATCGTTACCGTTGACAGCGATGCCATCTGCGCCGCGATGAAAGATCTGTTTGACGATGTGCGTGCGGTGGCCGAGCCTTCAGGCGCGTTGGCGCTGGCAGGGATGAAAAAGTACATTCAGCAGCACCAGATTCAGGGAGAACGCCTCGCCCATGTGCTGTCCGGGGCCAATGTCAACTTCCACGGGTTGCGCTACGTTTCCGAGCGCTGCGAACTGGGCGAACAGCGGGAAGCGCTGCTGGCCGTCACCATCCCGGAGCAGAAAGGCAGCTTTCTGCGCTTCTGCCAGCTGCTGGGGGGGCGTGCGGTCACCGAGTTCAACTACCGTTATGCTGATGCTGATGCCGATGAAGCCTGTATTTTCGTCGGCGTTCGCCTGACGCGAGGAGCGGAAGAGCGGCAGGAAATTCTGCAACTGCTGATCGGGGGCGGCTACAAGGTGGTGGATCTGTCCGACGATGAAATGGCGAAGCTGCATGTGCGCTATATGGTTGGCGGGCGTCCTTCCAAACCGCTGCGCGAGCGCCTGTTCAGTTTTGAATTCCCGGAAGCGCCCGGCGCGCTGCTGCGTTTCCTGCAAACGCTGGGCGCTCACTGGAATATCTCGCTGTTCCACTATCGCAGTCACGGCACCGACTACGGTCGCGTGCTGGCGGCCTTTGAACTGAGCGACAGCGAGCCGCAGTTCGAGGAACACCTGGCGGCGCTGGGTTATGACTTCCATGATGAAAGCGATAACCCGTCGTTCCGCTTCTTCCTCGCCGGTTAA
- the rep gene encoding DNA helicase Rep codes for MRLNPGQQHAVEFVTGPCLVLAGAGSGKTRVITNKIAYLIRECGYQARHIAAVTFTNKASREMKERVAQTLGRKEARGLMISTFHTLGLEIIKREYAALGMKSNFSLFDDQDQLALLKDLTEQWLENDKNLLQQLVSTISNWKNDLMDPPRAAAGALSERDKLFAHCYALYDKHLKSCNVLDFDDLILLPTLLLQRNVDVRERWQQRIRYLLVDEYQDTNTSQYELVKLLVGARARFTVVGDDDQSIYSWRGARPQNLVLLQEDFPALQVIKLEQNYRSSERILKAANILIANNPHVFEKRLFSELGYGAELKVVTANHEDHEAERVIGELIAHHFINKTQYKDYAILYRGNHQSRVFEKMLMQNRIPYHISGGTSFFSRPEIKDLLAYLRVLTNADDDSAFMRIVNTPRREIGSATLQKLGEWAMQRNKSLFTASFDVGLGQTLAGRGLESLQRFTHWLQEIARLAEREPVAAVRDLIRGVDYESWLFETSASPKAAEMRMKNVNTLFQWMTEMLEGSDIDEPMTLTQVVTRFTLRDMMERGESDEESDQVQLMTLHASKGLEFPYVFLVGMEEGLLPHQSSIDENNVEEERRLAYVGITRAQKELTFTLCRERRQYGELVRPEPSRFLLELPQDDLQWESERKVVSAEERMQKGQGHLANIRAQLAKAKGL; via the coding sequence ATGCGTCTTAATCCTGGTCAGCAACATGCCGTGGAATTTGTTACCGGGCCCTGCCTGGTACTGGCCGGAGCCGGGTCGGGTAAAACGCGGGTGATCACCAATAAAATTGCCTATCTGATCCGCGAGTGCGGCTATCAGGCGCGTCACATCGCGGCAGTCACTTTTACCAACAAGGCTTCGCGCGAGATGAAAGAGCGTGTGGCGCAAACGCTGGGGCGCAAAGAAGCGCGCGGTCTGATGATCTCGACCTTCCACACGTTAGGACTGGAAATCATCAAACGTGAATACGCCGCGCTGGGGATGAAATCAAATTTCTCGCTGTTTGACGATCAGGACCAGCTGGCGTTGCTGAAAGACTTAACGGAACAGTGGCTGGAAAACGATAAAAATCTGTTGCAGCAGCTGGTCTCTACCATTTCAAACTGGAAGAACGATTTGATGGACCCGCCTCGGGCTGCCGCAGGGGCGCTGTCAGAGCGTGACAAGCTGTTTGCCCACTGTTATGCACTGTACGATAAGCATCTTAAATCGTGCAACGTACTGGATTTCGACGACCTGATCCTACTGCCCACGCTGCTGCTTCAGCGTAATGTGGACGTGCGCGAGCGCTGGCAGCAGCGCATTCGCTATCTGCTGGTGGATGAATATCAGGATACCAATACCAGCCAGTATGAGCTGGTCAAACTGCTGGTGGGCGCCAGGGCGCGCTTTACCGTCGTGGGCGATGACGATCAGTCTATTTACTCCTGGCGCGGGGCGCGGCCGCAAAACCTGGTGTTGTTACAGGAGGATTTTCCGGCGTTACAGGTTATTAAACTGGAACAGAACTACCGCTCTTCAGAGCGTATTCTTAAAGCGGCTAACATCCTGATTGCCAATAACCCTCACGTTTTTGAAAAACGTCTGTTCTCCGAACTGGGTTATGGCGCCGAGCTGAAAGTGGTGACCGCCAACCATGAAGATCACGAGGCGGAGCGGGTTATTGGTGAGCTGATTGCCCACCACTTTATTAACAAAACGCAGTACAAAGATTACGCCATCCTTTATCGCGGCAACCACCAGTCGCGTGTATTTGAAAAGATGCTGATGCAGAACCGTATTCCGTATCACATCTCGGGCGGCACGTCGTTTTTCTCGCGCCCGGAAATCAAAGACCTGCTGGCCTATCTGCGGGTACTGACCAACGCCGACGACGACAGTGCTTTTATGCGTATCGTTAACACGCCGCGACGCGAAATCGGTTCGGCAACCTTGCAGAAGCTGGGCGAGTGGGCGATGCAGCGCAATAAAAGCCTGTTTACCGCCAGCTTCGACGTTGGCCTTGGGCAAACCCTGGCCGGACGCGGCCTGGAATCGCTGCAGCGTTTCACCCACTGGTTGCAGGAGATCGCCCGGCTTGCGGAGCGTGAGCCGGTAGCGGCGGTGCGCGATCTGATCCGTGGCGTTGACTATGAAAGCTGGCTGTTTGAAACTTCGGCCAGCCCGAAAGCGGCCGAAATGCGCATGAAAAACGTCAATACGCTGTTTCAGTGGATGACGGAAATGCTGGAAGGTAGCGACATTGATGAACCGATGACGCTCACCCAGGTGGTGACACGTTTTACCCTGCGTGACATGATGGAACGCGGTGAAAGCGATGAAGAATCCGACCAGGTACAGCTAATGACGCTGCATGCCTCTAAAGGTCTGGAATTCCCCTACGTATTTCTGGTGGGGATGGAAGAAGGGCTGTTACCCCATCAGAGCAGCATTGATGAAAACAACGTGGAAGAAGAGCGCCGCCTGGCCTACGTGGGGATTACCCGTGCGCAAAAGGAGCTGACGTTTACCCTGTGCCGTGAACGCCGTCAGTATGGCGAGCTGGTGCGGCCGGAACCAAGTCGTTTTCTTCTGGAGCTGCCGCAGGACGATTTGCAGTGGGAAAGCGAACGCAAGGTGGTAAGCGCCGAAGAACGGATGCAAAAAGGGCAGGGGCATTTAGCCAATATCCGTGCTCAGTTGGCAAAGGCAAAAGGTCTGTGA
- the ilvY gene encoding HTH-type transcriptional activator IlvY: protein MDLRDLKLFLHLADSRHFGRSARAMHVSPSTLSRQIQRLEDDLGQTLFLRDNRTVTLTDAGERLRQFAQQTLLQYQQMCHALGQNGPSLSGELRLFCSVTAAYSHLPPILDRFRAEHPLVEIKLTTGDAADAVEKVQSGDMDLAIAGQPETLPASVGFTPLGLIPLVLIAPALPCPVRVQATQPTPDWSQIPFILPDQGPSRRRIDLWFRHRRIANPQIYATVSGHEAIVSMVAVGCGIALLPDVVLENSPESVRNRILELADVEMVDPLEIGVCVQKKRLLEPLIDAFWKLL from the coding sequence ATGGATCTGCGTGACCTGAAACTGTTTCTCCATCTTGCAGACAGCCGACATTTCGGGCGCAGCGCACGCGCTATGCACGTCAGCCCGTCCACGCTGTCACGGCAGATCCAGCGGCTGGAAGACGACCTCGGTCAGACGCTGTTTTTACGCGATAACCGCACGGTGACCCTGACCGATGCCGGTGAACGTTTGCGTCAGTTCGCTCAACAGACGTTGTTGCAATATCAGCAAATGTGCCATGCGCTTGGGCAAAACGGCCCGTCACTCAGCGGGGAGCTGAGGCTGTTCTGCTCGGTGACTGCCGCCTACAGCCATCTGCCGCCGATCCTCGACCGCTTTCGCGCCGAACATCCTTTGGTCGAAATCAAGCTGACCACCGGTGATGCCGCCGATGCCGTGGAAAAAGTGCAGTCCGGTGACATGGATCTGGCCATTGCCGGACAGCCGGAAACCCTGCCCGCCAGCGTCGGCTTCACCCCGCTCGGGCTGATCCCGTTGGTGCTGATAGCCCCGGCACTGCCCTGCCCGGTACGCGTACAGGCAACGCAGCCAACACCCGACTGGTCACAGATCCCCTTTATCCTGCCCGATCAGGGGCCTTCGCGCCGCCGCATCGATCTCTGGTTTCGTCACCGCCGCATCGCTAACCCACAAATTTATGCCACGGTGTCCGGGCATGAAGCGATTGTCTCTATGGTAGCGGTCGGCTGCGGAATAGCCCTGCTGCCGGACGTGGTGCTGGAAAACAGCCCCGAGTCAGTGCGTAACCGTATCCTGGAACTGGCAGACGTGGAGATGGTGGATCCGTTGGAAATAGGCGTTTGCGTACAAAAAAAGCGGCTCCTGGAGCCGCTGATTGATGCTTTCTGGAAACTGCTTTAA
- the ppiC gene encoding peptidylprolyl isomerase PpiC, translating to MAKNAAALHILVKEEKLALDLLEQLKQGADFEKLAKKHSTCPSGKKGGHLGEFKQGAMVPAFDKVVFSCPLIEPQGPLHTQFGYHIIKVLYRN from the coding sequence ATGGCAAAAAACGCAGCAGCACTGCACATTCTGGTAAAAGAAGAAAAACTGGCGCTCGACCTGTTAGAGCAGCTCAAACAGGGTGCTGATTTTGAAAAGCTGGCAAAAAAACACTCGACCTGCCCGTCGGGTAAGAAAGGCGGCCACTTAGGCGAATTCAAACAGGGTGCAATGGTGCCGGCATTCGATAAAGTGGTGTTTTCCTGCCCGCTGATCGAGCCACAGGGACCGCTGCATACCCAGTTTGGTTATCACATCATCAAAGTGCTGTACCGCAACTAA
- the ilvC gene encoding ketol-acid reductoisomerase, producing the protein MANYFNTLNLRNQLAQLGKCRFMAREEFADEASYLKGKKVVIVGCGAQGLNQGLNMRDSGLDIAYALRAEAIAEKRASWRKATENGFKVGTYEELIPQADLVVNLTPDKQHTSVVQAVQPLMKDGAALGYSHGFNIVEVGEQVRKDVTVVMVAPKCPGTEVREEYKRGFGVPTLIAVHPENDPKGEGMAIAKAWAAATGGHRAGVLESSFVAEVKSDLMGEQTILCGMLQAGSLLCFDKLVAEGTDAAYAEKLIQFGWETITEALKQGGITLMMDRLSNPAKVRAYALSEQLKTIMAPLFQKHMDDIISGEFSSGMMADWANDDKKLLGWREETGKTAFETAAQFEGKIGEQDYFDQGVVMIAMVKAGVELAFETMVAAGIVEESAYYESLHELPLIANTIARKRLYEMNVVISDTAEYGNYLFSYAAVPLLKEFMTTLQAGDLGKQVNPSTSVDNAQLRDVNEAIRHHDIETVGRKLRGYMTDMKRIAVAG; encoded by the coding sequence ATGGCGAACTATTTCAACACGTTGAACCTGCGCAACCAGCTGGCGCAATTAGGCAAATGCCGTTTTATGGCGCGCGAAGAATTTGCTGATGAAGCCAGCTACCTGAAAGGCAAGAAAGTGGTCATCGTAGGTTGTGGTGCTCAGGGCCTGAATCAGGGTCTGAATATGCGTGATTCCGGCCTGGACATTGCTTACGCGCTGCGTGCGGAAGCCATCGCCGAAAAGCGCGCCTCATGGCGTAAGGCGACCGAAAACGGCTTCAAAGTGGGCACCTATGAAGAGCTGATCCCACAGGCCGACCTGGTGGTTAACCTGACGCCGGACAAACAGCATACTTCAGTGGTACAGGCGGTTCAGCCATTGATGAAAGACGGTGCGGCACTGGGGTATTCGCACGGTTTTAATATTGTTGAAGTGGGCGAGCAGGTACGTAAAGACGTCACGGTAGTGATGGTTGCGCCGAAGTGCCCGGGTACAGAGGTTCGTGAAGAGTACAAACGCGGTTTCGGCGTACCTACGCTTATCGCCGTTCACCCGGAAAACGATCCAAAAGGCGAAGGCATGGCGATTGCTAAAGCCTGGGCTGCCGCAACCGGCGGTCACCGCGCGGGCGTGCTGGAGTCATCCTTCGTTGCCGAAGTGAAGTCTGATCTGATGGGCGAGCAGACTATTCTGTGCGGTATGTTACAGGCCGGTTCGCTGCTGTGCTTCGATAAGCTGGTGGCTGAAGGCACCGACGCGGCCTATGCGGAAAAACTGATCCAGTTCGGTTGGGAAACCATTACCGAAGCGCTGAAGCAGGGCGGCATTACCCTGATGATGGATCGCCTGTCTAATCCAGCTAAAGTGCGTGCTTATGCGCTCTCTGAACAGCTGAAAACTATTATGGCTCCGCTGTTCCAGAAGCATATGGATGACATCATCTCCGGTGAATTCTCATCCGGCATGATGGCTGACTGGGCCAACGACGATAAAAAACTGCTGGGCTGGCGTGAAGAGACCGGTAAAACCGCGTTTGAAACTGCCGCACAGTTTGAAGGTAAAATCGGCGAGCAGGATTACTTTGACCAGGGCGTGGTGATGATCGCGATGGTTAAGGCGGGCGTCGAGCTGGCGTTTGAAACGATGGTCGCTGCCGGTATCGTTGAAGAGTCTGCTTACTATGAATCTCTGCACGAGCTGCCGCTGATTGCTAACACCATTGCGCGTAAACGCCTGTATGAAATGAACGTGGTTATCTCTGATACCGCCGAATACGGTAACTACCTGTTCTCTTACGCCGCTGTACCGCTGCTGAAAGAGTTTATGACCACCCTGCAGGCGGGCGATTTGGGCAAACAGGTTAACCCGTCGACCAGCGTTGATAACGCGCAGCTGCGCGACGTTAACGAAGCGATTCGTCACCACGATATCGAAACCGTAGGCCGCAAACTGCGCGGCTATATGACCGATATGAAGCGTATCGCGGTAGCAGGCTAA
- the ilvD gene encoding dihydroxy-acid dehydratase, with product MPKYRSATTTHGRNMAGARALWRATGMTDDDFGKPIIAVVNSFTQFVPGHVHLRDLGKLVAEEIEASGGVAKEFNTIAVDDGIAMGHGGMLYSLPSRELIADSVEYMVNAHCADAMVCISNCDKITPGMLMASLRLNIPVIFVSGGPMEAGKTKLSDKIIKLDLVDAMIQGANPNVSDADSDQIERSACPTCGSCSGMFTANSMNCLTEALGLSQPGNGSLLATHADRRELFLNAGRRIVGLAKRYYEQDDESALPRSIASKAAFENAMTLDIAMGGSTNTVLHLLAAAQEGEIDFDISDIDRLSRQVPHLCKVAPSTPKYHMEDVHRAGGVLGILGELDRAGLMDNTVRNVLGLSLRETLDRYDIMLTQDEAVKKMFRAGPAGIRTTQAFSQDTRWETLDDDRQQGCIRAREFAFSQDGGLAVLYGNLAENGCIVKTAGVDEGSLVFSGPAKVYESQDDAVAAILGGKVVAGDVVVIRYEGPKGGPGMQEMLYPTTYLKSMGLGKACALITDGRFSGGTSGLSIGHASPEAASGGTIALVKDGDIINIDIPQRGIQLAVAENELAARRLEEDARGEAAYTPHGRERQVSFALRAYATLATSADKGAVRDKSKLGG from the coding sequence CCGTGGTGAACTCCTTTACGCAGTTCGTGCCGGGTCACGTTCATCTGCGCGATCTGGGTAAGCTGGTGGCAGAGGAAATCGAGGCTTCTGGCGGCGTGGCGAAAGAGTTCAACACTATCGCGGTGGATGATGGGATCGCCATGGGCCACGGCGGCATGCTTTATTCTCTGCCGTCGCGTGAGCTGATTGCCGACTCGGTCGAGTATATGGTTAACGCGCACTGTGCTGACGCGATGGTCTGTATCTCCAACTGCGACAAAATCACTCCCGGCATGCTGATGGCGTCACTGCGCCTGAACATTCCGGTGATCTTTGTTTCCGGTGGTCCAATGGAAGCCGGAAAAACCAAGCTGTCCGATAAAATTATCAAGCTGGATCTCGTTGATGCCATGATCCAGGGCGCGAACCCTAACGTTAGCGATGCTGATAGCGATCAAATCGAGCGCTCTGCCTGTCCGACCTGTGGATCCTGCTCCGGCATGTTCACCGCTAACTCGATGAACTGTCTGACCGAAGCACTGGGCCTGTCGCAGCCGGGTAACGGTTCGCTGCTGGCCACGCATGCCGATCGTCGCGAACTGTTTCTTAACGCGGGTCGTCGTATCGTTGGCCTGGCGAAACGTTATTACGAGCAGGATGACGAAAGTGCACTGCCGCGCAGCATCGCCAGCAAGGCGGCGTTTGAAAACGCCATGACGCTGGATATCGCTATGGGTGGCTCGACCAATACGGTTCTGCACCTGCTGGCGGCGGCACAGGAAGGGGAAATCGACTTCGATATCTCTGATATCGACAGGCTGTCACGCCAGGTGCCGCACCTGTGCAAAGTGGCTCCCAGCACACCGAAATATCATATGGAAGATGTTCACCGTGCCGGTGGCGTGCTCGGCATTCTCGGCGAGCTGGATCGGGCCGGTCTGATGGACAATACGGTGCGCAACGTGCTGGGTCTGAGCCTGCGTGAGACGCTGGATCGGTACGACATTATGCTGACGCAGGATGAAGCGGTGAAAAAGATGTTCCGCGCCGGCCCCGCCGGCATTCGCACCACCCAGGCATTCTCACAGGATACCCGCTGGGAGACGCTGGATGACGACCGCCAGCAGGGCTGTATTCGCGCGCGTGAGTTCGCCTTCAGTCAGGACGGAGGCCTCGCGGTACTGTACGGTAACCTCGCGGAAAACGGCTGTATCGTGAAGACCGCTGGCGTTGACGAAGGTAGCCTGGTCTTCAGCGGTCCGGCCAAAGTGTACGAAAGCCAGGATGATGCAGTGGCGGCGATCCTCGGCGGCAAAGTGGTCGCTGGCGATGTGGTGGTGATCCGTTACGAAGGTCCGAAAGGCGGCCCGGGCATGCAGGAAATGCTCTATCCCACCACCTATCTGAAATCGATGGGGCTGGGTAAAGCCTGTGCGTTAATCACCGATGGCCGTTTCTCCGGCGGGACTTCCGGGTTGTCGATTGGCCATGCCTCGCCAGAAGCGGCCAGCGGCGGCACTATCGCGCTGGTGAAAGATGGCGACATCATCAATATCGATATTCCACAGCGTGGGATCCAGCTGGCCGTGGCGGAAAACGAGCTGGCTGCGCGTCGTCTGGAAGAAGATGCCCGTGGTGAAGCGGCTTATACCCCGCACGGGCGTGAGCGCCAGGTCTCCTTTGCTTTACGCGCCTATGCGACTTTGGCCACCAGCGCCGACAAAGGTGCCGTGCGTGATAAAAGTAAGCTGGGAGGCTAA